A region of the Scatophagus argus isolate fScaArg1 chromosome 6, fScaArg1.pri, whole genome shotgun sequence genome:
CAGACGAGTAGAACGATGAAAGTAGTAATTGTCTTATTTTTAAGTGCTGTGCGAGCgacacattttaacagcagAACATATGGAAGAGCAGTCGgtttttctgactttgttttcgCTATCAAAATGTTCATCTGGATTTCACCTGCTTGCGTACACTTCATTTCATAACGACAGAAAATCTGGCTGAACCATACCGTAACGTGGAAAGAGTAGCAGTCGGGTAGCTCTCGGGAACGCACCGTCTGAAGGTTGACTCCCTTCAGCTGGAAGGTGACTTTGATGTCAACAAGCCTGAGGAGGGAAGCAGAGGATTTTCATGCACttcagagaaaattaaaaccacGCATGTCAGCTGCAGTCCTGTGCAACATGTTGACGGATGACGGCTACCTGTAGAAGTCCAGGTcaaaaaaggatgaattctGGGTTTTCCATTGGTTTGCAGTCTTTGGGTCATGTGACTTACAATCTGAGCGAGAGGAGATGAacagagtgagaaaatgaacatttaGATCTTCTTTTTACATGAGTACTGTTCAATATGTTCGACAGGAAAGCTGCCTCTGTAGGTTACTTCTGCTTTGCAGTAAAGTGCAGACTCAGGCTTGCATGCCCATAACCATGCAGTGAGGAACAGAATTACTAGTGTGTAATCTTACTTCTCATAATACTGGTGATTCATGTTCTACTATTGCAAAGACTGCGAAAACCTTCACATGTAACATTGTGAATCTGAATCCTTGAATGCATCATGTGACGAGAACTTTTGGTTGTTTTATACATACTGCatatacacatttatatttaaaggcCACTGAGTTTGCAACGTAGCTTAAAACTACAGAgatgttttaaaacagagaaagattCAGAGCAGATCAACAACAAAGTGTGACTGAGATGTTGATTGTCTAAATAAGCAGAGATTTTACTGGTCAGCTGATAATTTAAGGAAAAATGTAAACGGTGGCTCTCACCCGTCTCCAGCTGAGCGTCTATGTCAAAGGCCTCGTCTGAGGGCTCCACGCTGCCCCTCTTGTAGTACTCTTTACAGATGACGAGAGGCAGCAGCTTGCCGTCCTCATCCTCAGCATAGCTGATGGGACCCACAGAGAGCTGGCTCAACTGGCTGTACTATAAATATATCAGAAGCCtcaggtaaaaaaaacacaccatcCCAAGCTTGTTTCCATTGTGTTGGAAAGACCCTGCAAGCCAccatattacacacacaaatgcaaagtCTGGTAAAACATAAAGTGCTTTATGAAAATGCAGCAGCCCGCTTCACAAGATAGCCAGAAGAACTCAGCACGTTTTCAAAGTTTCTACCCCAATAACACAAGAAAAGGGAAAATCTCAACTCAGATCTCAAGGTTGCATTCAAGAGATTAGAGATAAGTTATCGTAAATACCAGTTTCCAACCTGTAAATAGCATTTATATCAACATCAAAGTAAGAGTGGGGATGCCTTAGGTCAGCAAGCATGTTCTCGAGACTAATCAAGCCTAAATTTAATGATTATAGTGCCATAAACTCCACATTACAATTACTGCTCTTCATACTTTCTCAGAGAGTTGAACTTGCCTGATCCAGGACATAAAACAGACTGTCATAGACGCCGCGCTGCGTGTACACAGCAATGCTGTAGTCGTCCTCGTCCACCCCACTGTAGTCCTTCAGGAAGAGGTTTTTGAGAGCCATCGTGTTCTCCTCCTTGTAGGACACCACCAGCTGGTTGTTAAGGCCGAACAGGATGAGCTATGGAggaaagaacagagaaaaggggAACGTTTGTATTTAACGTCAATGCTTGCAgtgattcagtttcagtttcaattgGAAACAGCAGTATCACAATAGTAAcagtaatatataatattgttCACTAAAGGTGAAATAATTATGGACTGCATCAAATGGCATTTCGCTTAATTTACAACACTGAGGTGATATTTTTTCCTCACAGCTATTTAAAGATCACATATAACAATGGACTTAAAGTGGTCAGTGTACTTCTCGGGTTAATTATATGTACTGAAAAGGTCTGGTTTTTGCAACATAAGAAAATCATTAGAAATTCCTTCACTGTCAGCAAGCAACGAGCAGCACAGAAACGAAGGTTCAGATAAATAGGTgtacttctctttttttaaaacaatcatCTTCCGTCTGACATAAGCTGACACACTCAGATGTTTTGTAGGACACTGTGTCGTAATCCACATGAATATCACCgctcatacacatacatttactGCTCTTGGCTATATGCCTTGGGTGGATTATTGTTCCAGGAACTATTATATGGGTGGATCTTCTTTCCAGGTCTTTCCTAATCCACTTTAAACCCAGACCACATACTTGTGTTGTGATCATGACGATTTTCAGAATCTGCACCCCGAGTTTCCAGGGTATGTGTCGCCTGGCTCGGTACTTCTCACACGGGCTCATGAAGTAATACTTCAGGTCATCTCTCAGGTTCTCCTCTTTGATAACATCTTGAGTCATGACCgagctgaaacaaaaattgaaGCATCATGCAAGAGCTGGGATAcctaaatgaaaaacaaataaaacaacaacaacaacaacaaagaaaaaaccaaaacaactgtAAAAAGTTGCCCTCAGTTTTGAGTTGATTCCAACAGgatgagaaaaaggaaaacagaagtgaGAGCAGTTATTTCATGATACTTGAGCAATAGCTGTGTCTTTCAGTGCACCAGATGGGTCATCTCTTACAGGAAGAACTCCATGTACTGAGCACACTGCCTGTATTCATGCTGCTACCTGAGTTTAAGTCCAAAGGTTGGCTCAGGGCTCCTTCAATATTTCCCCAACAGTTTCCTGAAAGGAtctttcttctttcccctccttcttttcttttttttttaaactactgCACAGTTTAAGTAAACTATAAGGAGTTTTGTTGaatgacacatttattttcagctgaATGAATTCAAATGAGTGGTGCTGTTGTTGACAACAATATATTTAGTAAATTCGCTTTGGGTTATTTTAGCAACATCAGCCGGTGTTTGCAGTTTGTAGcctatacatttttttaaattattgaaCACTGAAGCAAGTTTTAAAACGTCGGAAACAAGCTTTAAAACGCCCGTCATTTCAATTCCAACTCACCTGATTGAGTTGCTCCTTTCCAGATATCGACCCAGTAATTCCATGATTGATTATCCACGTGGAGATCCACCGGTTAATGGACTATGTGGCTGTTAAcaaggctgacagacagacagacagcaaacgCAAGTCCGTTCAGCGGGGTTTTGTCAGCACGCAGCGCGCGGACAGCCAATCAGGAAATGAGTTTTGGGCGGCGCACAGGTTCCCAATCCACGGTCCGCGGGCCAACAGGCTCTTCGATTATAGTTAAGATTACACCTTGACTCATCCATATGTCCTGCAGATGAAACATACAGATTCAGTTTCTTTACTGTtattatttgacttttttattaATTCCCCAAACGCTTTAATTTCGTTAGCCTATAAAAAGTTGTGTTCAAATACACTCAGACATACTGGAATCTGCCTTTTATATTCATCAAGTGTTTGTCTTTAACTGTGGAATGTAAACTCATCTGCGTTAGCAACAACTCCCGCAATATTTGCACCATCAGATGTAATCCAGCAccatatttacacaaaaaaaaaaaccctcagatGGGCTGATACGTCAAAATCaacctttcatttttgttttagaggAAATGCGGCCTGTGACTTGCGTTGACAAGCACGTAGGGTTTTCTTTAAGGGACCAGACTTCAATCACATGTAATGATACAACTGACCAAAGGTTAAGTAGGACACTCAGTCGGTGGTTACATAATAAAGAGCATAAACATCAACATCATGGAGTGCTTTCATTTCAGCCCTTCTTAAAACAAGTTAtggctttcatttcatctcccaatcatttttttttttctcacagttttcatCCTGGCCACAGTCAACAAACACTCCCTGTAGGCTCTGCTGGTTGTGTAAATAAGCTTTGTGTCAAAACACTCAAAAGTTGTCACAGATACTCAACAGTAGGCTCAGGTTTAATGCAGTTGTAAATTTGGAATGAATATTTTCTGAGTTGTGCCTgataaacatgacatttttattaGACGTAAAAACCAAATCAGGGTGGATGTTTGATTTTAGCTGAATGACTTCATGCTGGACAGACAacaaatttacaacaaaatgttatttcaatgacaaaaacaattttcttcCAAGGGTCACAGTTTGTAGTAACTTGTGAAATACTTCCAAACACTGATTAACCAaaaggacaaaagtattgggacaccttaCTGTTACACTAACAGGGACTCTAATAACATCTCATTCTAAATCAACAcagcagctataacagcttccagtcttctgcAAAGGTTTTCCAcgacattttggagtgtttctgtgtgggtttttgaCTATTAATGctgcagagcatttgtgaggtcagacactgatgaccaaaaggtctggctcacaatctccattccagttcatcccaaaggtgtttgatggggttgagttcaggactctgtgtgggccagtcaactTCTtcctcatccaaccatgtcGTCATGGAGTTTTGCTGTGTGCACTGGGGCCcaatcatgctggaatagaaaagggtcttccccaaactgttgccacaaagttggaagcatagcattgtccaaaatatcttggtatgctgaagcattaagatttccccataaagagatgtgtctggatacttttgtctatatagtggaATTGGCACAAGGGGCAATGAGAATAAGATGtccatacaaaataaaattgtatgaccactttattattgttttaagcCTGagtaaaacatttgtttgtttacacattCAACAGGCATGAAGCAACAGTGTCTCATCTGGCGCCATGTTTCTGTCCTTCACactgagatgatgatgatgatgatgagtacAAGTCCAAATTATCTCTCAACAAAttcagaggaaaacatctgGCTCTTAACCTGTTATTCTGACCTGACGAGGCCacccctttctttttctttcttagtgATTTAAGACTAAATCAATGATTTTTTGATGTAGCGATTCAAAACTTTATGAAATTCACTAATTACAGTTTTTCCCACGATACTCTCGGGAATCCCATTGTGCTATTTACAAGTACTTTGGCCCTTTCAGGGAAAAATGGAAGTACTGCTGCACAGCCAAATTTACTTTAGCATCACTATTTTAAATCCCCCCACATACAAACCCTTCGTAGCCACAAAAATAGtttactgtattaaaaaaaaaaaagcagaaaagagaaactgtttacaaaattacaaaatctAAATTTATATTTCTAATTGTGAAAACATCATAATGTGCTCATTGTAATAATTAAAAAGTATTTCAATACTGTTACAGTCAAACTGTAAGATCATGATTCTTACCGATGGGCAAGACACCAAACACCAGATCAGATAAATAATCCAGTTTCCCTGACACCCATTTTAGCCTTGCTcttaaatacagaaaatacagcGAAGCTTGTGCTAGTTGCTCCGCCCAGGAAAAGGCACACTCACACCGACAGCCCAGCAGCAAGACAGAGTCACATTTAAACAACATAAGTCTGGTAGGTGGGGCCATTAACTCCCCCTGGCAACACTGCCTCTGTGGCAAAAACAAGAGCACCAAACATTGATGATCTTCCTGCTACTCCAGTAACTGTGTCTCCTGAACGGGAACTCCTAAGGTTTCAACACGTGTCATTGAATGAGAGGAGGTTGCGTCTTCCGCTGAGGCATTGGGGTCCTGCAGTGAGAGGGTTTACATCAGAATTACACAAAACCACTCAAATACGTCTCAAACTAATCATAAATCATACATCATCATGTCCACACATCTTGAAATCTAACAGGCTTAAGATGTGTtatgaatatatacatatatgtctAAAGTTGTGCATCGGTAAAATGAATCTCATTTAGGTTTGATGCATTTTAAAAGGAACTCACCTGAACACCAGTTTCTGATGGTCCCCCTTTTGCTTGCTGAGATTTCGAGGCTCTGCCATCATCCTTAGGAAGGTTTTTACTCTCTTTCAGAGGTTCAGTCTTTGACTGAGATGAATCGGATTTCTTGGTTTTACTTGTTGACTGGGCTGTGTTAGCAGCAGCACTGCTTGCACTTGCTCCTGCTGGCTCCTCTTCTGTGTcttgcacattttcattttgagcaGAGAGATTCTGCACTGCCATACATTGCGGAGCATCCGCCTCGTCCTCGCTGAAGGGACGCTCGCCAGTGTGTAATGTCCCCCTGTTCATCTGGGGTGGCTCTCTCCTGAGTGGCCTCTGATGAACCAGGTTTCTGTTCCCTCTGCCACCATTGCCTTGGTTTAGGTACCGCGGTGCGTCCCCCTCCCCCACATGGCCATAGTCCTCGATCTCTTGGAGGCGACGCTGTGGTTGCGGTAGCTGGCGAGGAGGTGGATCCCTTCGAGGGCGGCGGAAAGGAGCGGTGATGCCATGTTGGAATGCTGCCTGCACACTTCCATAAGTGAAAACCTGTAGAAGAGTGAAATTAATATGGTGTTACAGTGAAACAtgatctgattttatttattggaaTGAGTGTCACTGACAATTTATCAAATatgtaaactttatttataaagcgTCTTTATAAACCTCAGTTATGAGATGCTCTGAGgtggaaacatttaaaaaaaaaaaggttggagaagcggcttgaGATCGGAGCGTTGCCGCctcgattcccccaccggacaggcaggaaaaatttgggtgtgatggAATGATGAATGAGAAAACGTCTCGCAAGTAATATCAGAGGAACACAAATAGAAAATCTGCTTTCATGGTACGAAGCCACTGTTTTAGTTCAGCTGATCTTTTTCCCAAAGTTTTGATTTCAAGCAGTGAATGTCCTCCCTTAACTGTGAATACCGAAGTCTCCAGTtcccacacacaccccccccccccccccccccccccccccacacacacacacacacacacacagagccgaTGCAGCTGAATTTAGTCCAAAAGTGACTCATAAAACAACCTGATGGTTAAAACTAAAAGCTTAACAAGATTCTAAAAAGTAATCGCACTATCTGTGAAAAAAGAGCATTCAGAAGAGGTTCACTGGTACACAAAGAAAACCACATTCATGTAGGATCCTTACCACAATGAAGAGCACAATGCAGAGCACAATAGTGGCAAACACTGGGATCTGAAGGGTTGCTGGCAGATCTTTAAGAAGAGCTCGGATGAAATCACTGATCCCCTCACCAATGTGCTTCATTGGCTCTGTGATGAAGGTGACGATGGTAACCGAGATCGCCTGCACAGGGAGGAATGATTAAAATGTGTGCCAACACCACACCCATACAGATATTAAAAACCGGTTTTAAAGTAGTGCAGTTAAGGAAGACCGTTGACAATGAatgggaaggaaaaaaaggaaaattaattaatacaaAGCACAATATaaactcaaaacacacagatgccaTCATACCTTGGTTGGAGGTACCAGCAGAAAGGGGTTGACAAAGAGGACTTCATAGTATTTCTGACAAGGGTCATCTCTAAGAGTCCAGGTGACCCTGATCCACTCTGCAAGATAAGACAGTAGTAGGTGAGAATCACATCATGTTGttcacaaaaaaatgcaataatgtcAGTATTCTAACAACTAGCACATAATGActtcatacagacacacagaaacaacaaagaaaacctCAAAGACCACaagaggtttttctttttcgcAAAGCTGACATTTAGAGCAGATACAGGAGGAGCGATGATGTGCATTATACTCACCTTTCAAGCTATCACTCCAGTCAATTTTCTTCACTCCAGTGCATTTTTCACTGATGCCATCCAGCTCCACCATCTTTTTTTGGTGTTCAGCAAAGGCAagctggacaaaaaaaaacaatataatggTTTAACATACTACtggtctttaaaaaaaaaaaaaagcttagaataacagcaaaacaagaacaagggGAATGAAGGAACTGTTCTTCACCTTGTACAAGTAGAACCAGTTCCACAGAATACTGGTCAAAAAGGCAACAATTAACAGTCTCTTGATCTGCACGAACCAGGACACCACTGACCAGAGCTGAGTGCATACAATAGCCACTACGACCAGAACAAAGATCCCCATCTGGAGCAGAGCGAGAACAGAGTATAACTTGACTGCttacacaagaaagaaaagcaccTGGAACACAAAATCCAcagaaaaagcattttttttatggtAATAAGAAGTCTGTGGGCCaaagaattataataaaaatagaaattagAATAtgtctaaaatataaaaacaaatataaaaaaggtGTTAAAAATAAGTAGCTTGTTTATCTCCAATCCTAACACCTACGGAGCCTAAAATGATCTTTTACATGATGTTTGAGACTGTAACCCAGTTCAGTGTGCAGCTCAACACAAGAGTGAGAACCGGTCAAGTGAGCTAGACAGGTAGCTGAGGTGCTGCACAAAGGTTGGAACATCCCAACACAGCAAAGtactaagaaaataaggaaatactGGCAGAGGGCAGGCTCACTGTGGATaccaacaccaccacacacttctagagCCTCATAAGTGTTGACtgagagaaattacttttgCAGACTGATAAATGAGCTTACTTTTAATATTGTGTCAAGCTCCACGCCAAAGGTGTCTTCAAAACGCCACTTCCACGCTACATAGTCATGTGGTCTGAGATCCACCAGTATCTGACTGATGGCGTTGTCCAGAGCACCAGTTCGCCAGCTCTCCTCACCATCCAGGAGGGTCTGAATCTCCGTCGTGGACTGTTTGGACAGTTTGACTTTAGCATCATAGAAGACGTCCGCAGAGTCACTGGGCtggggaggaaaaggaaagcCGCACTATAATGGTGTTCAGTGCACCTGAGTCCTGTCTTAACACTGAACCACAATTCTGTAAGCTTACACAG
Encoded here:
- the clcc1 gene encoding chloride channel CLIC-like protein 1 isoform X2 encodes the protein MKCPPLPAGMLLTVLVCYLSLAATEQQVEDDWIDPYDMLNYDASTKTMRKPAEVRRYPDLRRAYNEDSSQQTPCEKEIVDLHKKIEEQNERIKLISQQPTCSPVFKRFLSRLLKEIQRVGLPSDSADVFYDAKVKLSKQSTTEIQTLLDGEESWRTGALDNAISQILVDLRPHDYVAWKWRFEDTFGVELDTILKMGIFVLVVVAIVCTQLWSVVSWFVQIKRLLIVAFLTSILWNWFYLYKLAFAEHQKKMVELDGISEKCTGVKKIDWSDSLKEWIRVTWTLRDDPCQKYYEVLFVNPFLLVPPTKAISVTIVTFITEPMKHIGEGISDFIRALLKDLPATLQIPVFATIVLCIVLFIVVFTYGSVQAAFQHGITAPFRRPRRDPPPRQLPQPQRRLQEIEDYGHVGEGDAPRYLNQGNGGRGNRNLVHQRPLRREPPQMNRGTLHTGERPFSEDEADAPQCMAVQNLSAQNENVQDTEEEPAGASASSAAANTAQSTSKTKKSDSSQSKTEPLKESKNLPKDDGRASKSQQAKGGPSETGVQDPNASAEDATSSHSMTRVETLGVPVQETQLLE
- the clcc1 gene encoding chloride channel CLIC-like protein 1 isoform X1 yields the protein MKCPPLPAGMLLTVLVCYLSLAATEQQVEDDWIDPYDMLNYDASTKTMRKPAEPANYPNVPTVRRAYNEDSSQQTPCEKEIVDLHKKIEEQNERIKLISQQPTCSPVFKRFLSRLLKEIQRVGLPSDSADVFYDAKVKLSKQSTTEIQTLLDGEESWRTGALDNAISQILVDLRPHDYVAWKWRFEDTFGVELDTILKMGIFVLVVVAIVCTQLWSVVSWFVQIKRLLIVAFLTSILWNWFYLYKLAFAEHQKKMVELDGISEKCTGVKKIDWSDSLKEWIRVTWTLRDDPCQKYYEVLFVNPFLLVPPTKAISVTIVTFITEPMKHIGEGISDFIRALLKDLPATLQIPVFATIVLCIVLFIVVFTYGSVQAAFQHGITAPFRRPRRDPPPRQLPQPQRRLQEIEDYGHVGEGDAPRYLNQGNGGRGNRNLVHQRPLRREPPQMNRGTLHTGERPFSEDEADAPQCMAVQNLSAQNENVQDTEEEPAGASASSAAANTAQSTSKTKKSDSSQSKTEPLKESKNLPKDDGRASKSQQAKGGPSETGVQDPNASAEDATSSHSMTRVETLGVPVQETQLLE
- the clcc1 gene encoding chloride channel CLIC-like protein 1 isoform X3, with product MLLVAGCHGTASGRRLDRPLRHAQLRRKHQDDEEARRVRRAYNEDSSQQTPCEKEIVDLHKKIEEQNERIKLISQQPTCSPVFKRFLSRLLKEIQRVGLPSDSADVFYDAKVKLSKQSTTEIQTLLDGEESWRTGALDNAISQILVDLRPHDYVAWKWRFEDTFGVELDTILKMGIFVLVVVAIVCTQLWSVVSWFVQIKRLLIVAFLTSILWNWFYLYKLAFAEHQKKMVELDGISEKCTGVKKIDWSDSLKEWIRVTWTLRDDPCQKYYEVLFVNPFLLVPPTKAISVTIVTFITEPMKHIGEGISDFIRALLKDLPATLQIPVFATIVLCIVLFIVVFTYGSVQAAFQHGITAPFRRPRRDPPPRQLPQPQRRLQEIEDYGHVGEGDAPRYLNQGNGGRGNRNLVHQRPLRREPPQMNRGTLHTGERPFSEDEADAPQCMAVQNLSAQNENVQDTEEEPAGASASSAAANTAQSTSKTKKSDSSQSKTEPLKESKNLPKDDGRASKSQQAKGGPSETGVQDPNASAEDATSSHSMTRVETLGVPVQETQLLE